A region of Sphingomonas sp. DNA encodes the following proteins:
- a CDS encoding glutaminyl-peptide cyclotransferase, with translation MRFLFLPLLALAACGQATAPAAQSQAPVEAAAASPAPIQGYRVVNVFPHDRAAFTQGLFWLDGHLYESTGHIGQSTIRRVELETGRVLQSIHIPSNLFGEGIVNWGDEIVSLTWQDQIGFRWDLRTFERRGEWRYAGEGWGLTQNGRDIIMSDGTDQLRFLDPETLAERRRLDVTDAGAPVMRLNELEWVDGEIYANVWLSTMIARIDPETGHVKGWIDLSPLHAEAASGRTDDVVNGIAWDAERRRLFVTGKNWPRLYEIEVLQTR, from the coding sequence ATGCGCTTCCTGTTCCTTCCCCTCCTCGCCCTCGCCGCCTGCGGGCAGGCGACCGCGCCGGCCGCTCAGAGCCAGGCGCCGGTCGAGGCCGCCGCCGCCTCGCCCGCGCCGATCCAGGGCTATCGCGTCGTCAACGTCTTCCCGCACGATCGCGCCGCGTTCACGCAGGGGCTATTCTGGCTGGACGGCCATCTCTACGAGAGCACCGGTCATATCGGTCAGTCGACGATCCGCCGGGTCGAGCTGGAGACGGGCCGGGTGCTCCAGTCGATCCACATTCCGTCGAACCTGTTCGGCGAGGGGATCGTGAACTGGGGCGACGAGATCGTCTCGCTCACCTGGCAGGACCAGATCGGCTTTCGCTGGGACCTGCGCACGTTCGAACGGCGCGGCGAATGGCGCTATGCCGGCGAAGGCTGGGGCCTGACCCAGAACGGCCGCGACATCATCATGAGCGACGGCACCGACCAGCTCCGCTTCCTCGACCCCGAAACGCTGGCGGAGCGCCGCCGCCTCGACGTCACCGACGCCGGCGCGCCGGTCATGCGCCTCAACGAGCTGGAATGGGTGGACGGCGAGATCTACGCCAATGTCTGGCTCTCGACGATGATCGCGCGGATCGACCCGGAAACCGGTCACGTCAAAGGCTGGATCGATCTAAGCCCGCTCCACGCCGAGGCGGCGAGCGGCCGCACCGACGACGTGGTCAACGGCATCGCCTGGGACGCCGAACGCCGCCGCCTGTTCGTCACCGGCAAGAACTGGCCGCGCCTTTACGAGATCGAGGTTCTACAGACGCGCTGA